The following coding sequences lie in one Variovorax terrae genomic window:
- the bamC gene encoding outer membrane protein assembly factor BamC: protein MALAACTIMDGDKIDYKSAGKAPSLEIPPDLSQLSRDTRYAIPGGAVTATSMQVGRAVDPSTATAATAIGDVRIERDGNQRWLVVNRSADQLWGPVRDFWQENGFLLTLDQQNLGIMETDWAENRAKLPQDFIRNTIGKVFDSLYSTGERDKFRTRLERTPSGGTEVYISHRGMVEVYTSENSQKTDTRWQPRPTDPELEAEFLRRLMVKLGVSQEQSKALVAGGAVKASARVATLNNQPVVQLDEDFDRAWRRVGLTLDRTGFTVEDRDRSQGTYFVRYVDPTTDKKEPGFFSKLFSSSPTTPPLKYRIKVQSQGNASTVAVLNATGAPETSANAQRIVQVIADDLK, encoded by the coding sequence ATGGCGCTGGCCGCCTGCACCATCATGGACGGCGACAAGATCGACTACAAGAGCGCCGGCAAGGCGCCCTCGCTCGAGATCCCGCCCGACCTGTCCCAGCTCTCGCGCGATACGCGTTATGCGATCCCCGGCGGCGCCGTCACGGCCACCAGCATGCAGGTCGGCAGGGCGGTCGATCCGTCCACGGCCACCGCGGCCACCGCCATCGGCGACGTGCGCATCGAGCGCGACGGCAACCAGCGCTGGCTGGTGGTCAACCGCTCGGCCGACCAGCTCTGGGGCCCGGTGCGCGACTTCTGGCAGGAAAACGGCTTCCTGCTGACGCTGGACCAGCAGAACCTCGGCATCATGGAAACCGACTGGGCCGAGAACCGCGCCAAGCTGCCGCAGGACTTCATCCGCAACACCATCGGCAAGGTGTTCGATTCGCTCTACTCCACTGGCGAGCGCGACAAGTTCCGCACCCGGCTCGAGCGCACGCCCTCGGGCGGCACCGAGGTCTACATCAGCCATCGCGGCATGGTCGAGGTCTACACCTCCGAGAACTCGCAGAAGACCGACACCCGCTGGCAGCCGCGCCCGACCGACCCGGAACTCGAGGCCGAATTCCTGCGCCGCCTGATGGTCAAGCTCGGCGTCTCGCAGGAGCAGTCGAAGGCCCTGGTGGCCGGCGGTGCCGTCAAGGCCAGCGCACGCGTGGCGACGCTCAACAACCAGCCCGTGGTGCAGCTCGACGAGGACTTCGACCGCGCCTGGCGCCGCGTCGGCCTGACGCTCGACCGCACCGGTTTCACCGTGGAAGACCGCGACCGCAGCCAGGGCACCTACTTCGTGCGCTACGTCGATCCCACCACCGACAAGAAGGAACCCGGCTTCTTCAGCAAGCTGTTCAGCTCCTCGCCGACCACCCCGCCGCTGAAGTACCGCATCAAAGTGCAGAGCCAGGGCAACGCCTCCACCGTCGCCGTGCTCAATGCCACGGGCGCGCCCGAAACCTCGGCCAATGCCCAGCGCATCGTCCAGGTGATTGCCGACGACCTGAAGTGA
- the dapA gene encoding 4-hydroxy-tetrahydrodipicolinate synthase — protein sequence MTPITGSIVALVTPMLDDGSVDYPTLRKLIDWHIAEGTDCIGVVGTTGESPTVNVEEHCEIIRVSVEQAKGRVPIMAGCGANSTAEAIELARFAKSVGADCQLQVVPYYNKPTQEGQYQHFKAIAEATGDLPIVLYNVPGRTVADMAHDTVLRLAQVHGIVGIKEATGNIERAQWLIRDVPQGFAVYSGDDPTAVALMLCGGQGNISVTANIAPRAMHELCVAALAGDARRAMEIQFRLMPVHKHLFVEANPIPLKWAMARMSLCGGTMRLPMTPLAQANEAVVEGALRASGLI from the coding sequence ATGACACCCATTACCGGCAGCATCGTGGCGCTCGTGACCCCGATGCTTGATGACGGCAGCGTGGACTACCCCACCCTGCGCAAGCTGATCGACTGGCATATCGCCGAAGGCACCGACTGCATTGGCGTGGTCGGCACCACAGGCGAATCGCCCACGGTCAACGTGGAAGAACATTGCGAGATCATCCGCGTCTCGGTCGAGCAGGCCAAGGGCCGGGTGCCCATCATGGCCGGCTGCGGCGCCAATTCGACGGCCGAGGCGATCGAGCTCGCGCGCTTCGCCAAGAGCGTCGGCGCCGACTGCCAGCTGCAGGTCGTGCCCTACTACAACAAGCCCACGCAGGAAGGCCAGTACCAGCACTTCAAGGCGATCGCCGAAGCCACCGGCGACCTGCCGATCGTGCTGTACAACGTGCCGGGCCGCACCGTGGCCGATATGGCGCACGACACCGTGCTGCGCCTGGCCCAGGTGCACGGCATCGTCGGCATCAAGGAAGCCACGGGCAACATCGAGCGCGCGCAGTGGCTGATCCGCGACGTGCCCCAGGGCTTCGCCGTCTATTCGGGCGACGACCCGACGGCCGTGGCCCTGATGCTGTGCGGCGGCCAGGGCAACATCAGCGTGACGGCCAACATCGCGCCGCGCGCCATGCATGAACTGTGCGTGGCGGCGCTGGCCGGCGACGCCCGGCGCGCCATGGAGATCCAGTTCAGGCTGATGCCCGTGCACAAGCACCTGTTCGTGGAAGCCAACCCGATCCCGCTCAAGTGGGCCATGGCCCGCATGAGCCTGTGCGGCGGCACCATGCGCCTGCCGATGACGCCGCTGGCCCAGGCCAACGAAGCCGTGGTTGAAGGCGCCCTGCGCGCCAGCGGCCTGATCTGA
- a CDS encoding class I SAM-dependent methyltransferase — translation MSTQSPAPPPAHGSEAPSAWVRRWSHLVPAHGTVLDVACGLGRHMRWFAQHGHPVVGVDRSPQAIEAVAPLGQALLVDIEGGPWPLAGRRFEGVVVTNYLWRPLLPVIAASVAPGGVLLYETFAAGNETVGKPARPDFLLRPGELLQACQGLRVVAYEDGFLEAPARFVQRIAAVREGPAGEPPARHRL, via the coding sequence TTGAGCACGCAGTCTCCCGCCCCGCCGCCGGCGCACGGCAGCGAAGCCCCCTCCGCCTGGGTCCGGCGCTGGTCGCACCTCGTGCCCGCGCACGGCACGGTGCTCGACGTGGCCTGCGGCCTGGGCCGCCACATGCGCTGGTTTGCGCAGCACGGCCACCCGGTGGTCGGCGTCGACCGTTCGCCGCAGGCCATCGAGGCCGTGGCGCCGCTCGGCCAGGCCCTGCTGGTCGACATCGAAGGCGGGCCCTGGCCCCTGGCCGGCCGCCGCTTCGAGGGCGTGGTCGTCACGAACTACCTCTGGCGGCCGCTGCTGCCGGTCATCGCCGCCAGCGTCGCGCCGGGCGGCGTGCTGCTCTATGAAACCTTCGCAGCCGGCAACGAAACCGTGGGCAAGCCCGCGCGCCCGGATTTCCTGCTGCGCCCCGGCGAACTGCTGCAGGCCTGCCAGGGCCTGCGCGTGGTGGCCTACGAAGACGGTTTCCTGGAAGCGCCCGCGCGCTTCGTGCAGCGCATCGCCGCCGTGCGCGAAGGCCCCGCCGGGGAACCGCCGGCGCGACACCGGCTCTGA
- a CDS encoding SDR family oxidoreductase gives MKTIVITGASDGIGAEMARQLARTHGAGAALVLAARNEEALQAVAAQCRELGAQVLVVKTDVSVEAQCRALIAAAMQAFGRLDALINNAGVSAQALFSDVRAEDLAWYENLMRVNLWGSVWCTHAALAHLKATRGQIVAVSSLAGLMGVPGRTAYSATKFAMTGFFEALRAELRGAGVSVTTAYPGVVATQIRYRGYNAQGVAAGASGLKEDDAMSTEECARLILEGMERRQREVVMTARGRLGRFMKLVAPGLVEKMALAALKDEVKPH, from the coding sequence ATGAAAACCATAGTGATCACCGGTGCGTCGGATGGCATCGGCGCCGAGATGGCGCGGCAACTGGCGCGCACGCACGGGGCCGGCGCGGCCCTGGTGCTGGCGGCCCGCAACGAGGAGGCGCTGCAGGCCGTGGCCGCGCAATGCCGCGAGCTGGGCGCGCAGGTGCTGGTGGTGAAGACCGACGTCTCGGTCGAGGCCCAATGCCGCGCCCTGATCGCGGCCGCCATGCAGGCCTTCGGCCGGCTCGATGCGCTCATCAACAACGCGGGCGTGTCGGCCCAGGCGCTGTTCTCGGACGTGCGGGCCGAGGACCTGGCCTGGTACGAGAACCTGATGCGCGTCAACCTGTGGGGCAGCGTCTGGTGCACCCACGCGGCGCTCGCCCACCTGAAGGCCACGCGCGGCCAGATCGTCGCCGTGTCTTCGCTGGCCGGCCTGATGGGCGTCCCGGGGCGCACCGCCTACAGCGCCACCAAGTTCGCCATGACCGGCTTCTTCGAGGCGCTGCGCGCCGAACTCAGGGGCGCGGGCGTGAGTGTCACCACGGCCTACCCCGGCGTGGTGGCCACCCAGATCCGCTACCGCGGCTACAACGCCCAGGGCGTGGCCGCCGGTGCCAGCGGGCTCAAGGAGGACGACGCCATGAGCACCGAGGAATGCGCGCGCCTGATCCTCGAGGGCATGGAGCGGCGCCAGCGCGAGGTGGTGATGACGGCCAGGGGCCGGCTCGGCCGCTTCATGAAGCTCGTGGCGCCCGGCCTGGTGGAGAAGATGGCGCTGGCCGCGCTCAAGGACGAGGTCAAGCCGCATTGA
- a CDS encoding MFS transporter yields MSSQPKQLSMAQLLVCGAAIVTLSMGIRHGFGLWLQPVTQANGWSRETFAFAIALQNLTWGCAGIFAGMLADRFGAFRVIIGGALLYALGLMGMAHSPTPLLFAGTAGVLIGAAQAGTTYAVIYGVIGRNVAADKRSWAMGIAAAAGSFGQFLMVPTEGFLISSFGWQQALTLLGFAALLMVPLAWGLREPGFAGGAAPRREQTIGQALREAFKYPSFQLLMAGYFVCGFQVVFIGVHMPSYLKDKGLSPQVASYALALIGLFNVFGTYIAGTLGQRLAKKNILAFIYFARAVAISLFLLAPLSPASVYLFSAVMGLLWLSTVPPTNAVVAQIFGVAHLSMLSGFVFFSHQIGSFMGVWLGGYLYDRTGSYDVVWYIAIALGIFAALVNLPVKENAIRRTAPQGA; encoded by the coding sequence ATGAGTTCACAACCCAAACAACTGTCGATGGCCCAGCTGCTGGTCTGCGGCGCGGCCATCGTGACCCTGTCCATGGGCATCCGCCACGGCTTCGGGCTCTGGCTCCAGCCGGTGACCCAGGCCAACGGCTGGAGCCGCGAGACCTTCGCCTTCGCCATCGCCCTGCAGAACCTGACCTGGGGCTGCGCCGGCATCTTCGCGGGCATGCTGGCCGACCGCTTCGGCGCCTTCCGCGTCATCATCGGCGGCGCGCTGCTCTATGCGCTGGGCCTGATGGGCATGGCGCATTCGCCCACGCCGCTGCTGTTCGCGGGCACGGCGGGCGTGCTGATTGGCGCGGCGCAGGCCGGCACCACCTACGCGGTGATCTATGGCGTGATCGGCCGCAACGTGGCGGCCGACAAGCGCTCCTGGGCCATGGGCATCGCGGCGGCGGCCGGCTCATTCGGCCAGTTCCTGATGGTGCCGACCGAGGGCTTCCTGATCAGCAGCTTCGGCTGGCAGCAAGCGCTGACGCTGCTGGGCTTCGCCGCCCTGCTCATGGTGCCGCTGGCCTGGGGCCTGCGCGAGCCGGGCTTCGCCGGCGGCGCCGCGCCGCGGCGCGAGCAGACCATCGGCCAGGCGCTGCGCGAAGCCTTCAAGTACCCGAGCTTCCAGCTGCTGATGGCGGGCTACTTCGTCTGCGGCTTCCAGGTGGTGTTCATCGGCGTGCACATGCCCAGCTACCTCAAGGACAAGGGCCTGTCGCCCCAGGTGGCCAGCTACGCGCTGGCGCTGATCGGCCTGTTCAACGTGTTCGGCACCTACATCGCGGGCACGCTGGGCCAGCGGCTGGCCAAGAAGAACATCCTGGCCTTCATCTATTTCGCACGCGCCGTGGCCATCAGCCTGTTCCTGCTGGCGCCGCTGTCGCCGGCGAGCGTCTACCTGTTCTCGGCCGTGATGGGCCTGCTGTGGCTGTCCACCGTGCCGCCCACCAATGCGGTGGTGGCGCAGATCTTCGGCGTGGCGCACCTGTCGATGCTGAGCGGCTTCGTGTTCTTCAGCCACCAGATCGGCAGCTTCATGGGCGTCTGGCTGGGCGGCTACCTGTATGACCGCACCGGCAGCTACGACGTGGTCTGGTACATCGCGATCGCGCTGGGCATCTTCGCGGCCCTGGTCAACCTGCCGGTCAAGGAAAACGCGATCCGGCGCACCGCGCCCCAGGGGGCTTGA
- a CDS encoding DNA topoisomerase IV subunit B, whose translation MATNQAGKLPSDYSEGSIRVLKGLEPVKQRPGMYTRTDNPLHVIQEVLDNAADEALAGHGKKIKVTLHADSSVSVEDDGRGIPFGLHPEEKAPVVELVYTRLHAGGKFDKGSGGAYSFSGGLHGVGVSVTNALSKRLEVVTHREGSAARLAFSGGDVIEPLEVRKLEAGERKQGTTVRAWPDAKYFETAALPMGELTHLLRSKAVLMPGVSVTLVNEKTRETQQWLYKGGLSDYLVQTLNGDPVIPLFEGSGHADKNADNFAEGEGADWCVAFTEDGQPVRESYVNLIPTSAGGTHESGLRDGLFNAVKSFIELHSLLPKGVKLLPEDVFARASYVLSAKVLDPQFQGQIKERLNSRDAVRLVSSFVRPALELWLNQHVDYGKKLAELAIKAAQTRQRAGQKVEKRKGSGVAVLPGKLTDCESKDTSHNEVFLVEGDSAGGSAKMGRDKESQAILPLRGKVLNTWEVERDRLFANNEIHDISVAIGVDPHGPNDTPDLSGLRYGKVCILSDADVDGSHIQVLLLTLFFRHFPKLIEAGHVFVARPPLFRIDAPARGKKPASKVYVLDEGELAATLDKLRKEGVREGSWSISRFKGLGEMSAGQLWETTLNPDTRRLLPVQLGSLDFGQTENLITKLMGKGEAAARRELMELHGDAVDVDI comes from the coding sequence ATGGCTACGAATCAGGCAGGCAAACTGCCCTCCGACTATTCCGAAGGTTCGATCCGCGTGCTCAAGGGGCTGGAGCCCGTCAAGCAGCGCCCGGGCATGTACACCCGCACCGACAACCCGCTGCATGTGATCCAGGAAGTGCTGGACAACGCGGCCGACGAGGCGCTTGCGGGCCACGGCAAGAAGATCAAGGTCACGCTGCATGCCGACAGCTCGGTCAGCGTCGAGGACGACGGCCGCGGCATTCCCTTCGGCCTGCATCCCGAAGAAAAGGCGCCGGTGGTCGAGCTGGTCTACACCCGGCTGCACGCCGGCGGCAAGTTTGACAAGGGCTCGGGCGGCGCCTACAGCTTCTCGGGCGGCTTGCATGGCGTGGGCGTGTCGGTGACCAACGCGCTGTCCAAGCGGCTCGAGGTGGTGACGCACCGCGAGGGCTCGGCCGCCAGGCTGGCCTTCAGCGGCGGCGACGTGATCGAGCCGCTCGAGGTGCGCAAGCTCGAGGCCGGCGAGCGCAAGCAGGGCACCACCGTGCGCGCCTGGCCCGATGCCAAGTATTTCGAAACCGCCGCGCTGCCCATGGGCGAACTCACGCACCTGCTGCGCAGCAAGGCCGTGCTGATGCCTGGCGTGAGCGTCACGCTGGTCAACGAGAAGACCAGGGAAACGCAGCAGTGGCTCTACAAGGGCGGCCTGAGCGACTACCTGGTGCAGACGCTCAATGGCGACCCCGTCATCCCGCTGTTCGAAGGCAGCGGCCATGCCGACAAGAACGCCGACAACTTCGCCGAAGGCGAGGGCGCCGACTGGTGCGTGGCCTTCACCGAAGACGGCCAGCCGGTGCGCGAGAGCTACGTCAACCTCATTCCCACCAGCGCCGGCGGCACGCACGAAAGCGGCCTGCGCGACGGCCTGTTCAACGCGGTGAAGAGCTTCATCGAGCTGCATTCGCTGCTGCCCAAGGGCGTGAAGCTGCTGCCCGAGGACGTGTTCGCGCGCGCCTCGTACGTGCTGAGCGCCAAGGTGCTCGACCCGCAGTTCCAGGGCCAGATCAAGGAGCGCCTGAACTCGCGCGACGCCGTGCGCCTGGTGTCGAGCTTCGTGCGCCCGGCGCTCGAGCTGTGGCTCAACCAGCACGTCGACTACGGCAAGAAGCTGGCCGAACTGGCCATCAAGGCCGCGCAGACGCGCCAGCGCGCCGGCCAGAAGGTCGAGAAGCGCAAGGGCTCGGGCGTGGCCGTGCTGCCCGGCAAGCTGACCGACTGCGAGAGCAAGGACACCAGCCACAACGAAGTCTTCCTGGTCGAGGGCGACTCCGCCGGCGGCAGCGCCAAGATGGGCCGCGACAAGGAGAGCCAGGCCATCCTGCCGCTGCGCGGCAAGGTGCTCAACACCTGGGAGGTCGAGCGCGACCGGCTGTTCGCCAACAACGAGATCCACGACATCTCGGTGGCCATCGGCGTCGATCCGCATGGCCCGAACGATACGCCCGACCTGTCCGGCCTGCGCTACGGCAAGGTCTGCATCCTGAGCGATGCCGATGTCGACGGCTCGCACATCCAGGTGCTGCTGCTGACGCTGTTCTTCCGGCATTTCCCCAAGCTGATCGAGGCCGGCCACGTGTTCGTGGCGCGCCCGCCGCTGTTCCGCATCGATGCGCCGGCACGCGGCAAGAAGCCCGCCTCCAAGGTCTATGTGCTGGACGAAGGCGAGCTGGCGGCCACCCTGGACAAGCTGCGCAAGGAAGGCGTGCGCGAAGGCAGCTGGAGCATCAGCCGCTTCAAGGGCCTGGGCGAGATGAGCGCGGGGCAGCTGTGGGAAACCACGCTCAACCCCGACACCCGCCGCCTGCTGCCGGTGCAGCTCGGCAGCCTGGACTTCGGCCAGACCGAGAACCTGATCACCAAACTCATGGGCAAGGGCGAAGCCGCCGCCCGCCGCGAGCTCATGGAGCTGCACGGCGACGCGGTGGACGTCGACATCTGA
- a CDS encoding histone deacetylase family protein: MNIVYNARHAAHAPQQEFFRGRLVPAVDRPERAAQLWQALQHSGLGTERPLRDHGLAPLERVHSPAYLRFLQGAYAQWQALGGTGEAFPAVWPVRTLRHDIEPRNFSGQLGLYSMDNGTPLTAGAWEAAYWGAQAALSGLDALAGQGAGASAYVLTRPPGHHAGRDFFGGYCFVNHAAVAAQAALDGGAARVAVLDLDYHHGNGTQALFYDRSDVLFVSLHGDPLTEYPFYLGHADERGEGAGLGCNLNLPLAAGTSNADWLVALREALACVSAYAPELLVVSLGLDTSADDPICSFSLGTDEFTAIGRSLAALGLPCLLVQEGGYAVEAVGAHLLAVLGGLARPRQGAVA; encoded by the coding sequence ATGAACATCGTCTACAACGCAAGGCACGCCGCCCATGCGCCGCAGCAGGAATTTTTCCGCGGCCGGCTGGTGCCTGCCGTGGACCGGCCCGAACGCGCCGCGCAACTGTGGCAGGCGCTGCAGCACAGCGGCCTGGGCACGGAGCGGCCCCTGCGCGACCACGGCCTGGCGCCGCTCGAGCGCGTGCACAGCCCGGCCTACCTGCGCTTCCTGCAGGGCGCCTACGCGCAGTGGCAAGCGCTGGGCGGCACGGGCGAGGCGTTTCCGGCGGTCTGGCCGGTGCGCACGCTGCGCCACGACATCGAGCCGCGCAATTTCTCGGGCCAGCTCGGCCTGTACTCCATGGACAACGGCACGCCGCTGACCGCCGGCGCCTGGGAGGCCGCCTACTGGGGCGCCCAGGCCGCGCTCAGCGGGCTGGACGCACTGGCCGGGCAAGGGGCGGGCGCCAGCGCCTACGTGCTCACGCGTCCGCCGGGCCACCATGCGGGGCGCGATTTCTTCGGCGGCTACTGCTTCGTCAACCACGCGGCCGTGGCGGCGCAGGCCGCGCTCGACGGCGGCGCGGCGCGCGTGGCCGTGCTCGACCTCGACTACCACCACGGCAACGGCACCCAGGCCCTGTTCTACGACCGCAGCGACGTGCTGTTCGTGAGCCTCCATGGCGACCCGCTGACCGAGTACCCGTTCTACCTCGGCCATGCCGACGAGCGCGGCGAAGGCGCGGGCCTGGGCTGCAACCTCAACCTGCCGCTGGCGGCCGGCACGAGCAACGCCGACTGGCTGGTGGCCCTGCGCGAGGCGCTGGCCTGCGTGAGCGCCTACGCGCCCGAGCTGCTGGTGGTCTCGCTCGGGCTCGACACCAGCGCCGACGACCCGATCTGCAGCTTCTCGCTGGGCACGGACGAATTCACCGCCATCGGCCGCAGCCTGGCCGCGCTGGGCCTGCCCTGCCTGCTGGTGCAGGAGGGCGGCTACGCGGTCGAGGCCGTCGGAGCGCACCTGCTGGCGGTGCTCGGCGGGCTGGCCCGCCCTCGGCAGGGGGCCGTGGCATGA
- a CDS encoding GNAT family N-acetyltransferase — protein sequence MSSRVRLRPTMQSDLEFVLSLEQDQANQPFITPWERTQHEAAIRFPDFRHFIIEGGPDLDAEGFLILIGCRSPHQSLELKRMVVRTQGAGFGRAALRVAKKVAFDDLGAHRLWLDVKAHNTRAQALYDSEGFVVEGRLREAVRVARSEGGGYDSLIVMSMLQPEFAARRGLGRELFA from the coding sequence ATGAGCAGCCGTGTGCGCCTGCGCCCCACCATGCAGAGCGACCTGGAGTTCGTGCTCTCGCTCGAGCAGGACCAGGCCAACCAGCCCTTCATCACGCCCTGGGAGCGCACTCAGCACGAGGCGGCGATCCGCTTTCCCGATTTCCGGCACTTCATCATCGAGGGCGGCCCGGACCTGGACGCCGAGGGCTTCCTGATCCTGATCGGCTGTCGCAGCCCGCACCAGTCGCTGGAGCTCAAGCGCATGGTGGTGCGCACGCAGGGCGCGGGCTTCGGCCGCGCCGCCCTGCGCGTGGCCAAGAAGGTGGCGTTCGACGACCTCGGCGCGCACCGGCTGTGGCTGGACGTGAAGGCCCACAACACCCGGGCCCAGGCGCTGTACGACAGCGAGGGCTTCGTGGTCGAGGGCCGCCTGCGCGAGGCGGTGCGCGTGGCTCGCTCGGAAGGCGGCGGCTACGACTCGCTGATCGTCATGTCCATGCTGCAGCCCGAATTCGCCGCCCGACGCGGCCTCGGCCGGGAGCTCTTCGCATGA
- a CDS encoding lytic transglycosylase domain-containing protein yields the protein MSRFWHQIGWRSLLAGLGLLSILQQPAHADVWGYVDEKGVAHFAAEREDERYELFFRGDESFDTAQGVAPGAAARGAGTPRAVSVPTAGPRLIAFFEVSPSYKAIKHVLREASDLHKIDYELLQALIATESGFDTGAVSPKGAVGLMQIMPATAQRYGVQGDRTAPVEKKLTDPRINIRAGARYLSDLIAMFPGRLELALAAYNAGEGAVQRAGNQIPNYKETQNYVKTVMQLYTMLKPPSMMSTPRRVRMELPGSVPGRGNMVAPLGGAVSAAPVSSEFKIERD from the coding sequence ATGAGCCGATTCTGGCATCAAATAGGCTGGAGGTCCTTGCTGGCGGGTCTTGGATTGCTATCAATTTTGCAGCAGCCGGCGCATGCCGACGTGTGGGGCTATGTCGACGAGAAGGGCGTGGCGCATTTCGCCGCGGAGCGCGAGGACGAGCGCTACGAGCTGTTCTTCCGCGGCGACGAGAGCTTCGACACCGCCCAGGGCGTGGCCCCCGGCGCGGCGGCCCGGGGCGCGGGCACGCCGCGCGCGGTCAGCGTGCCGACCGCCGGGCCCCGGCTGATCGCCTTCTTCGAGGTGTCGCCGAGCTACAAGGCGATCAAGCATGTGCTGCGCGAGGCCTCGGACCTGCACAAGATCGACTACGAGCTGCTGCAGGCGCTGATCGCCACCGAATCCGGCTTCGACACCGGCGCCGTCTCGCCCAAGGGCGCGGTCGGGCTGATGCAGATCATGCCCGCCACGGCGCAGCGCTACGGCGTGCAGGGCGACCGCACCGCCCCGGTCGAGAAGAAGCTGACCGATCCGCGTATCAACATCCGCGCCGGCGCGCGCTACCTGAGCGACCTGATCGCCATGTTCCCTGGCCGGCTCGAGCTGGCGCTGGCCGCCTACAACGCGGGCGAGGGCGCGGTGCAGCGCGCGGGCAACCAGATTCCCAATTACAAGGAAACGCAGAACTATGTGAAGACGGTGATGCAGCTCTACACCATGCTGAAGCCGCCCTCCATGATGTCCACGCCCCGGCGCGTGCGCATGGAGCTGCCGGGCAGCGTGCCCGGGCGCGGCAACATGGTGGCCCCCCTGGGCGGCGCGGTCAGCGCGGCGCCCGTGTCTTCCGAATTCAAGATTGAACGCGACTAG